In Candidatus Vogelbacteria bacterium, the following proteins share a genomic window:
- a CDS encoding RpiB/LacA/LacB family sugar-phosphate isomerase, producing the protein MKILLASDHAGFEYKQKLKEFLLEFGYEAHDEGAFSLDENDDYPDFISMVAKQVSSDPDNIKGIILGGSGQGEAMTANRYKNVRATVYYGGDKNIITASRDHNNSNILSLGARFLSLDEAKQAVKDWLQIPFSGDPRHLRRIQKIDNLVVEENSF; encoded by the coding sequence ATGAAAATCTTACTTGCTTCCGATCACGCTGGGTTTGAATACAAACAAAAACTAAAAGAATTTTTGTTGGAGTTTGGTTATGAAGCTCACGATGAGGGAGCCTTCAGTCTTGATGAGAATGACGACTATCCAGATTTTATTAGTATGGTAGCTAAGCAGGTGAGTAGTGACCCGGATAATATCAAAGGGATTATTTTGGGTGGTTCTGGACAAGGTGAAGCGATGACAGCTAATCGTTACAAAAATGTTCGAGCGACTGTCTATTATGGTGGTGACAAAAATATCATTACTGCCTCACGTGATCATAATAACTCTAATATTTTATCGCTCGGTGCCCGCTTCTTGTCTTTAGACGAAGCTAAACAAGCAGTCAAAGACTGGCTTCAAATTCCTTTCTCTGGCGATCCGCGGCACCTTCGTCGCATTCAAAAGATTGATAATTTGGTAGTAGAAGAAAATTCATTTTAA